The following coding sequences lie in one Homalodisca vitripennis isolate AUS2020 chromosome X, UT_GWSS_2.1, whole genome shotgun sequence genomic window:
- the LOC124369200 gene encoding uncharacterized protein LOC124369200 — translation MVDFSGGPGGLIEHGFSNSVFIVPGIIIFALSAFCGYKLFLCLSEREKKREEKKRLKQKKKK, via the exons ATGGTTGATTTTTCTGGAGGTCCAGGTGGTTTAATAGAACATGGCTTCAGCAACTCTGTTTTCATTGTTCctggaataattatttttgctTTATCAG caTTTTGTGGCTACAAGCTTTTCCTCTGTTTATCAGAGCGAGAGAAAAAACGTGAAGAGAAGAAAAGacttaaacaaaagaaaaaaaagtag